The following are from one region of the Theropithecus gelada isolate Dixy chromosome 6, Tgel_1.0, whole genome shotgun sequence genome:
- the FNDC9 gene encoding fibronectin type III domain-containing protein 9 — MNIEVGNISYTGAIISWSSSEPCLEDYYHIMYRPNWNSIFSGYLRYSFHHEEKVPRTISSVVLEHLAPSTLYFLCISCKKAAFPYRHYCTMFHTLDKSPLAPGSSLVDPQISLWVLMAILLACFTAVLAFICLQFWCVRCHEPRWSYRAGHMEEANGLVRWPEEAPDLGQREEDLQGLPLVEVPRKNSRDEAELNPEANQDAPDAGALQRGGGDQPAILPHCGE; from the coding sequence ATGAACATCGAGGTGGGGAACATTTCTTATACAGGAGCCATCATCTCCTGGTCGTCCTCGGAGCCCTGCCTGGAGGACTATTACCATATTATGTATAGGCCCAACTGGAACAGCATCTTCTCTGGCTATCTTCGCTACAGCTTCCACCACGAGGAGAAGGTGCCTCGAACGATCAGCTCCGTGGTGCTGGAACATCTCGCCCCTTCCACTCTCTACTTCCTGTGCATCAGCTGTAAGAAGGCTGCCTTCCCTTACAGGCACTACTGCACCATGTTCCACACCCTGGATAAGAGTCCGCTGGCTCCCGGAAGCTCCCTGGTAGACCCCCAAATCTCCCTTTGGGTGCTGATGGCTATTCTGCTGGCCTGCTTCACAGCTGTCTTGGCCTTCATCTGCCTCCAGTTCTGGTGTGTCCGTTGCCATGAGCCACGATGGTCTTACAGGGCTGGCCACATGGAGGAGGCCAATGGGTTGGTGAGATGGCCAGAGGAGGCCCCGGATCTTGGTCAGAGGGAGGAAGACCTGCAGGGGCTCCCCCTGGTGGAAGTGCCACGCAAGAACTCCAGAGATGAAGCTGAACTGAATCCTGAAGCCAACCAGGATGCCCCTGATGCGGGTGCCTTACAGAGAGGGGGTGGTGACCAACCCGCCATACTGCCTCATTGTGGGGAATGA